The sequence below is a genomic window from Streptomyces sp. B21-105.
CCTGCGCCTCGCCCCCGCCGACTGGTCGGATTCCCTGCTGGACGGCGTCGGCCGGCTCCACCTCTCCGGTTACCTGCTGTTCTCGGAGTCGGGGCGGGCGCTGGTGCGTACGGCGTCGGGGGCGGCACGCGCGCGGGGAATCCCGGTGAGCCTCGACCCGGCGTCGGCGGGCTTTCTGGTGGAACTGGGCCTCCACCGCTTCCTGAGCCTCGTCGCGGATGTGGACGTGCTGCTGCCCAGTCGTGACGAGGCCCGTCTGCTCACCGGCGTGTCCGACGGGGAGGACGCGGCGGCCGAGCTGAGCCGCCGTGTGCCGCTGGTGGTGGCCAAGCAGGGGGCGGACGGCGCGCTGGTTGCCCGCGAGGGCGCGGTCCTCGCCCGCGTTCCCGCGACCCCCGCGACCCCCCGGGACACGACGGGCGCCGGCGACGCCTTCACCGGCGCGTTCCTCGCGGCGCTGCTCGCGGGCGTCGACGCCGTGGGCGCGGCGGCCGAGGGATGCCGGGCGGGCGCCCGGGCCGTGGAACGGGTGGGCGGCCGGCCGCCCACCCCGGAAGAGGCCACGGCGACGACGACGGACCGGGCCATCCGGGCGGGCTGAAGAGCGCGACGCCCCCGCAGGACGCTCCGGACGGGCTGAAGCTACGCGACGCCCCCGCCGGGGGCTCCGGGCGGGCTCGTTACTCCTTGCGTCCCCAAGCCGAGATCATCGGGGCCGTCGCCAGGTCCATGCCACCTCCGGCGACGTTGGCCAGATGCCGGTCGATCTCCTCGTCCGTCGCGACGCCCGCCCCGACGAGCTGCTCGCGGATCTGGCGGACCGTCGCGGACTCCAGAGCGGCGCAGGCGGGCGAGGTGACGGGGAAGTAGGCGTCGGCCTCGACACGGCGCAATCCGGCCTCGCGCAGCAGACGTGGCAGCTTGCGGCCGTAGGAGAGGTCGGCGCCCCGGCCGGCGAGGAGCTGACGGAAGCCGTGCCGCAGACGGTTCGCGAGCTGCTGCTCGGGGCCGTGCTCGTCGGGGCAGGGCAGAGGCTGCAGGGCGGGGTCGGCGTCCTCGATGAGCAGCCGTCCGCCCGGGCGCAAGGCGCCCACCATCGACCGCAACGCCCGCTCCCGGTCGGGGATGTGGACCAGCACGAGCCTGGCGTGCACCAGATCGAAGCCCTCCATCGGCGGCTCGTCGGCGCCGAGGTCGTGGACGCGGACCTCGACCGGCGGGCGGGCGGGCGACACCAGCCGGGAGGTGTCGACGTCGGTCGCGAGGACCTTGCCGGTCGGGCCTACCCTCTTCGCCAGCCAGGACACGACGGAGGAGCCGCCCGCACCGGCCTCCCAGCAGCGCCAGCCCGGTCCGACCCCGAGCCCTTCCAGATGACGGAACGTGGTCGGGTCGAAGAGGGTGGCGAAGGCGTCGAAGCGCTCCCCCGCCTCGGGCTGCCGGTTGTCGAGGAGGTATCCGTCGGATCGCGTCATAGGCCGATCATCCCAGCCCCGCGGCCTGCCGGAGGTGGTCGACGCGGCCGGGTCCAGGATGCCGTGGAGGCCCGTCAGCGGCCGAAGCGTCGTCGGGATCGGCCCGGGGTGTCCTCAGGGCCGGGGTGTCGTCAGGGTCGGGTCGGGTCGCTGCTCGCGTAGACGCTCTCCGCCCAGGCGGCGATCTGGTCGTCGGTCAGGTGCCGGGCGAGGTCGGCTTCGCTGATCATGCCCACCAGTCGCTTGTTCTCGATGACGGGGAGCCGGCGGATCTGGTGGTCCTTCATCTCCTGGACCACCTCGCCGACGTCCGCGTCGGCGTCGATCCAGCGTGGCGTTCCGTGAGCCATGTCCCCGGCGGTGATCCGGGCGGGGTCATGGCCCACGGCCACGCAGCCGACGACGATGTCCCTGTCGGTGAGGATGCCGCAGAGCCGCTCGTTCTCGTCGCTGATCGGCAGCGCCCCGACGTTCAGTTCGCGCATCAGCCGGGCGGCGTGGTCGAGGGTCTGGTGGGCGGGGATCCACTGGGCGCCCCGGTGCATGATGTCTCCGGCGGTGGTCATGAAGAACCTCCCGGTGCCGGACGGCCGGCGCGGCACGGGGGGCGCCGCAAGTCCCGGCCCTTCATTGTCGCCGGGCCGCCAGGGGCCCGCATCTCAACTCCGGCGGCTCATGGGCAAAGAGTGGCTCATGGGCAAAGAAGCCCGGCGCGTCCCCGCCGTGAGCGGTTCGCCGGCGCGGAAGCCGGCGCCCGGTCTGGGCGTCAGCCGCCCCAGGCCGGGTGACGCGGGTCGTCCGCGCGGACGAGTACGTCCGCGGTGGCGGCGGGGTCGGTCTCCTGGGCGTACCGCTCGAAGGCGGGGAGCGTCCAGTGGTCGGTTTCGGGGGTGCGGCGGCGCAGTGCGGCCGGTGAGAGGAGGGCGTGGACCGTCAGATCGAAGGGGAACCAATGCCGCAGGAGAAGGGGACCGTGCAGCAACAGGAAGCCCCCCGGGGGCAGTGCGACGTAGCCGCTGCGGGTGGCGCGGTCGGTGACGGGGTCCCGCAGGTCGGGCAGGATCCGCCCGTTCCCGTCGGCCTCGAGCGGGTTGAACACCTCGCGCCACAGCGCGCCGGTGTCGAACCAGCCGTCGAGGTAGGCGTCGACGTCGTGGTGGCCGTACTCCAGGCGGAGGGAGGCCGGGCGCAGGAAGCCGTGCGTGTCCACGACGCACGATGGCCGGCCGCGGGTACGCAGCGCTTCCGCGACGCGCTCGGCGAGATCTCCGGGGCGGGCCGCCGGCGCGCCGTCGAAGGCGATGCGGCGCCAGGGGCTGCCGTCGTCCGGTTCCAGGTCGAGCAGGCGCTCGGTGAGGAGGTCGCCGAGCCGTTCCCAGGTGATCGCTTCGAGTCGCACACGGCCATCATGCGTCAGGCGCTCGCCGCGGCGGCCTGCGGGGAGTCTGGGGAGTCTTTGGACGCGCTCTCCGGACGGGGTCTGCAGAGGGCGGTCTTCGAGGGGTCGGCGGCGGGACCGCGGGGCAGGCGGCGGGCGGGGTGCCACCGCGGCGAGGAGGGGGAATGAACCCCTCATGGCAACCACAGCCCTCCCGGCCCCTGCTCCCGGATCCGGGCCCGAGTCCAGGTCCCTTTCCGAGTCCGCGTCCGAGTCCGAGCCAAGGTCCGGTTCCGAGTCCAGGCCCGGACCCGGATCGGGAACCGGAATCGGAATCGGCATCGGGTCCGGCCTTCTGGTCGTCCAGCCGCTGCGGCGGAAGCACTGCGCCGGTTGCCAAGGCGGGCCGCTGTCGATGCTGGTCCTGGAGGACGCCGCACCGCGCTGCCTCGACTGCGCCGACCTCGGGCACATGGTGTTCCTGCCGCGCGGCGACACGGCGCTGACCCGCAGGTCACGGGAGGAGAGCGGGCTGTCGGTGGTGGTCGTCCGGTTCAACCGGCGCAGGGGACGGTACGAACGACAGGGCGTCCTGGTCGAGGAGGTGGCGCTCACCCGCGCCGAGGAACGGTGCCTGGCGGACGCGGAGGCCCGGCGCCGGCGCCGGGCGCGCGACGCCCGGCTGCGGTCGGCGCAGGACGCGCACTTCGCGGAGGCGTTCGCGGCGGAGATCCTGCGGCTGTTCCCGGGCTGTCCGGCCGACCGGGCGCGTGGGATCGCCGCGCATGCCTCGCTGCGCGGCAGCGGCCGGGTCGGCCGCAGCGCCGCCGGGCGGGCCCTGTCCGAGGCAGCGGTCGTCTTCGCGGTCAGGGCGTCCGTCCGGCACCTGGACACCCCGTACGACCGGCTGCTGATGAGCGGCGTGCCACGGTACGAGGCACGCCGCCGGATCGCGGCGGACGTGGAGACGCTGATCCGCGCGTGGGGCGGGGATCGGAACGTACGGACGGCACGGGACGGAACCGCGGCACAGAGGACGGTTGCGTAGCGCGCGGCGGTACGGGCAGGATCACGCTCGACGGGTGGGAGTTGACGTTGCCATGATCGAGGGACCGTACGTGGTGCTCGCGGTGCTGGGCGTACTGACGACGGGACTGATGGCCGGGGTCTTCTGCGCCTTCTCCGTCCTGGTGATGCGAGGGCTCGCCGCGTTGCCGCCCGCGCAGGGCCTCGCCGCGATGAACGCGATCAACGCCTCGGCGATGACACCGGTGTTCATGGTCCTGTTCCTCGGCTCCGCGGCCCTGTGCGCGGTGATCACCGTGGTGACGTTCGTACTGTGGCCGGACCACGGGACCGCACGCCTGCTGGTGGGCAGCGCGCTGTATCTGTGCGGCGCGTTCGGGGTGACCGTCGTGGCGAACGTGCCGCGCAACGAGGCGCTGAAACGGAAGGGGCCGGGCACGCCGGAGGCCGTCGCGTACTGGCCCGTCTACGTGCGTGAGTGGACGCGGTGGAACCATGTGCGCACGCTGGCGTCGGCGGCCGCGGCGGCCGCGTACCTGCTCGTCCTGGTCTGACCGAAGTCCCCCTGTCCTGCCCCTCTGCGTGCGGGGCCGGC
It includes:
- a CDS encoding carbohydrate kinase family protein, translated to MSGSAPEGPSGGPSGGGALLVVGDVVTDVVARHRGPLASGTDTVAVIRTLPGGAGANVACWAAHWGCADVRLLGRVGADSVTWHERALTAGGVRPLLVVDPLASTGTVICLVDTDAAAERTFLTDSGASLRLAPADWSDSLLDGVGRLHLSGYLLFSESGRALVRTASGAARARGIPVSLDPASAGFLVELGLHRFLSLVADVDVLLPSRDEARLLTGVSDGEDAAAELSRRVPLVVAKQGADGALVAREGAVLARVPATPATPRDTTGAGDAFTGAFLAALLAGVDAVGAAAEGCRAGARAVERVGGRPPTPEEATATTTDRAIRAG
- a CDS encoding methyltransferase is translated as MTRSDGYLLDNRQPEAGERFDAFATLFDPTTFRHLEGLGVGPGWRCWEAGAGGSSVVSWLAKRVGPTGKVLATDVDTSRLVSPARPPVEVRVHDLGADEPPMEGFDLVHARLVLVHIPDRERALRSMVGALRPGGRLLIEDADPALQPLPCPDEHGPEQQLANRLRHGFRQLLAGRGADLSYGRKLPRLLREAGLRRVEADAYFPVTSPACAALESATVRQIREQLVGAGVATDEEIDRHLANVAGGGMDLATAPMISAWGRKE
- a CDS encoding CBS domain-containing protein; the encoded protein is MTTAGDIMHRGAQWIPAHQTLDHAARLMRELNVGALPISDENERLCGILTDRDIVVGCVAVGHDPARITAGDMAHGTPRWIDADADVGEVVQEMKDHQIRRLPVIENKRLVGMISEADLARHLTDDQIAAWAESVYASSDPTRP
- a CDS encoding uridine kinase, which translates into the protein MRLEAITWERLGDLLTERLLDLEPDDGSPWRRIAFDGAPAARPGDLAERVAEALRTRGRPSCVVDTHGFLRPASLRLEYGHHDVDAYLDGWFDTGALWREVFNPLEADGNGRILPDLRDPVTDRATRSGYVALPPGGFLLLHGPLLLRHWFPFDLTVHALLSPAALRRRTPETDHWTLPAFERYAQETDPAATADVLVRADDPRHPAWGG
- a CDS encoding DUF2293 domain-containing protein encodes the protein MLVLEDAAPRCLDCADLGHMVFLPRGDTALTRRSREESGLSVVVVRFNRRRGRYERQGVLVEEVALTRAEERCLADAEARRRRRARDARLRSAQDAHFAEAFAAEILRLFPGCPADRARGIAAHASLRGSGRVGRSAAGRALSEAAVVFAVRASVRHLDTPYDRLLMSGVPRYEARRRIAADVETLIRAWGGDRNVRTARDGTAAQRTVA
- a CDS encoding anthrone oxygenase family protein; the protein is MIEGPYVVLAVLGVLTTGLMAGVFCAFSVLVMRGLAALPPAQGLAAMNAINASAMTPVFMVLFLGSAALCAVITVVTFVLWPDHGTARLLVGSALYLCGAFGVTVVANVPRNEALKRKGPGTPEAVAYWPVYVREWTRWNHVRTLASAAAAAAYLLVLV